GTGTCGCTGCTCAATGTCAGCGATGCCGCGAAGGCGAAGGCCAGCGCTGAGGGCATCCGGGTCGAGCGCATGTCGGTCGTGCCCGACCGCGAAGCCCTCCTGGAACTCGGCCGGTTGATCGATGCCGGAAAGCTCACCGTCCATGTGGCGAAGCGCTTTCCGCTTGAGCAGGCCGGTGCCGCCCACGCTTTCCTGGCCACCAAGCCGATTGGCAAGGTGGTGCTGGCGGTCTGACCGCCAGAAGGCGCGCTTCCAGGAATGAAGAATCGCGATGGAAAACAAAAGAGCGCGGAGTCCGCGCCCTTTTTCCAAACTCTCTACAGTCAGTGCCGGTATTGCTGGATGCGCGTGGTGCGCAGCCCGGCGAGGCCGTATTCGTCGATCGACGCCTGCCAGGACAGGAATTCCTCGGTGGTCAGCTTGTAACGCTGGCATGCCTCTTCGAGGCTCAAAAGCCCGCCGCGCACCGCCGCAACCACTTCCGCCTTGCGCCGGATAACCCAGCGACGCGTGTTCGTCGGCGGCAGATCGGCGATCGTAAGTGGGCTGCCGTCGGGCCCGATAACATATTTAACTCTAGGTCTAACCAGATCGGTCATCGTACTCTCTACAAAAACATCAAAGACCCAATCCCCGCCACGTTACCGCCACAGCTTTAAAAATTGCCTAAGCAGTCCGTAATGACTAGGTAAGGATCGTGAACGCGGCGTTAGTCTTTTCGCAAGCATTTGAAACATCCGGCTGCAAGCCTTGAATCGGCTGGGGAAACCTGTCCGCTCCCGGCATTGGCCAGTCCAGTGAATCGCCCCGCAGCTGGCGCCGTGGGAAAGCTTGACCTATATTCTCGACATTGACATTCAGGCGTCGCGCAGAATGAAAGCATCATGAACAGTCTCGATCTTCCCGGACATCCCGAAAACACCCGCATCGTCGTCGCCATGTCGGGCGGCGTGGATTCGTCCGTGGTCGCCGGCCTGCTGAAGCGCGAGGGCTACGATGTCGTCGGCGTCACCCTGCAGCTTTACGATCATGGTGCTGCGACGCACCGGGCCGGTTCCTGCTGCGCCGGGCAGGACATCGACGATGCCCGCCGCGTCTCCGAGACACTGGGAATTCCCCACTACGTGCTCGATTATGAGGAGCGCTTCCGCAAGGCCGTCATCGACCCCTTCGCCGAAAGCTACGTCGCCGGCGAAACCCCCATCCCTTGCGTCTCCTGCAACCAGACGGTGAAGTTCGCCGATCTCCTGGCCACCGCCAAGGAGCTGGGCGCCGATGCGCTCGCCACTGGCCACTATATCCGCTCCGGCGCCAATGGCGCCCACCGTGCGCTGTTCCGGCCGGTCGATGCTGACCGCGACCAGAGTTATTTCCTGTTCGCCACCACGCAGGCGCAGATCGACTATCTGCGCTTTCCGCTCGGTGGCCTGTCCAAGCCGCAGGTCCGCGCCATTGCCGAGGAGATGGGGCTCACGGTGGCCGCCAAGCAGGACAGCCAGGACATCTGCTTCGTGCCGCAGGGAAAATATTCCGACATTATCGCCAAGCTGAAGCCGGCGGCCGCCAATCCGGGCGACATCGTCCACATCGACGGCCGCGTGCTTGGCCGCCATGAAGGCATCCTGCGCTACACGATCGGCCAGCGCCGCGGCATCGGCATCGCGTCCGGCGAGCCCCTCTATGTCGTCCATCTCGACGCCGAACGGGCGCGTGTCGTGGTCGGCCCGCGCGAAGTGCTGGAGACGCACAAGATCTACCTGCGCAACATGAACTGGCTTGGCGACGGGCAGCTCGCCGAAATTCCGGCCGGCGGCCTCGAGCTGTTCGCCAAGGTGCGCTCGACCAGGCCGCCACGCCCCGCGGTGCTGCGCCATGAGGCCGGCGTGACCTCGGTCGAACTGGCCGATGGCGAGTCCGGCATCGCGCCCGGACAGGCTTGCGTGCTCTATTCCGACGACGGCAACGAGGCCCGCGTCTTCGGCGGCGGCTTCATCGAGCGTTCCGAGCGCGGCGCAGAGGCCGAAGCCATGCTGAGCCGGCTTGCCGCGCAGCCTGCGCAGGTTCCCGCCGAATAGGATTCTATCCTCTCAGAGGCCGTGCGAAATCCGCTCTGGCCGCCAGGGTAGAATTTCCAAACGGTCTCAGGATCTGGACTTGGTGTGGGTGACCGTGCCCGCCGTCAGGATGCGCAGCACCCTGATCGCTTCCTCGCCGCTGGTGCGCGGTTCGGCCCGCGTCTCGATGCACTGGATGAAATGCTCCAGCTCGCGCGTCAGCGGCATGCCTTGCGCGACCGCGACATAGGAGGGCTCGTTGGTGGTGAACGCCCATTGGCCGCTGTCCTGCCAGACCGCGTGGCGATAGACGGCAAGCTTGCGTTCCCACGGCTCGACATCGTCGAACACCGCCATCGCCTTGGTGCCGACCACGGTCAGCCGCCGCTCGCGATAGGGGTTGAGCCGCGACGTGAAAAGATGGCTGCGCAGGCCATTGGGAAAGCGCATGTGCAGATGCGCGAAATCGCTGAGGCTATCGAGCAGCGCCGCGCCCTCGCCGCGCACCTCGATCGGCTCCGTGCCGGTGATCGCCAGGATCATCGACAGATCGTGCGGCGCCAGGTCCCACAGCGCATCGTTCTCGGTATGGAACTTGCCGAGGCCGAGCCGGTGCGAATGGATGTAGCGGACCTCGCCGAGCTCGCCTTTGTCGATCAGCCCCTTCAGCGTCTCGAAGGCGGGGTGGAAACGCAGGACATGGCCAACCATGAAGACGCGGCCATTGTCCTTGGCCGCTTGCACGGAGCGCTCGGCGTCCGGCACCGTCAGGGCGATCGGCTTTTCCACCAGCACGTCCTTGCCGCTCTCGACGGCGCGCACGGAAAGATCGGCATGGAACTGCGGCGGCAAGGCCATGACGATGGCGTCGATATCGTCGCGGACGAACAGCTGGTCGGGCTGGATCGCCAGGCAGTCCTGTTCGCTGGCAAAGCCTTCGGCGCGGGCCCGGTTGGCGTCGGAAACCGCATGCAGCGCGCCGAGCGCCTTGAGGGTGCGGATGTGGTTGCTGCCCCAGTATCCGCAACCGAGGACTGCAATGCGCGGCTTCATCTGTTTCAAACTCTAAAAACTCGTGGCCGAGACATAGCGACGTGCCTCTTCGAACTCAACCCCGGCGGTTGCAACCAAATGGCCACGCGGCAAAGCT
The genomic region above belongs to Mesorhizobium sp. B4-1-4 and contains:
- a CDS encoding Gfo/Idh/MocA family protein, whose translation is MKPRIAVLGCGYWGSNHIRTLKALGALHAVSDANRARAEGFASEQDCLAIQPDQLFVRDDIDAIVMALPPQFHADLSVRAVESGKDVLVEKPIALTVPDAERSVQAAKDNGRVFMVGHVLRFHPAFETLKGLIDKGELGEVRYIHSHRLGLGKFHTENDALWDLAPHDLSMILAITGTEPIEVRGEGAALLDSLSDFAHLHMRFPNGLRSHLFTSRLNPYRERRLTVVGTKAMAVFDDVEPWERKLAVYRHAVWQDSGQWAFTTNEPSYVAVAQGMPLTRELEHFIQCIETRAEPRTSGEEAIRVLRILTAGTVTHTKSRS
- a CDS encoding DUF1153 domain-containing protein, encoding MTDLVRPRVKYVIGPDGSPLTIADLPPTNTRRWVIRRKAEVVAAVRGGLLSLEEACQRYKLTTEEFLSWQASIDEYGLAGLRTTRIQQYRH
- the mnmA gene encoding tRNA 2-thiouridine(34) synthase MnmA, translating into MNSLDLPGHPENTRIVVAMSGGVDSSVVAGLLKREGYDVVGVTLQLYDHGAATHRAGSCCAGQDIDDARRVSETLGIPHYVLDYEERFRKAVIDPFAESYVAGETPIPCVSCNQTVKFADLLATAKELGADALATGHYIRSGANGAHRALFRPVDADRDQSYFLFATTQAQIDYLRFPLGGLSKPQVRAIAEEMGLTVAAKQDSQDICFVPQGKYSDIIAKLKPAAANPGDIVHIDGRVLGRHEGILRYTIGQRRGIGIASGEPLYVVHLDAERARVVVGPREVLETHKIYLRNMNWLGDGQLAEIPAGGLELFAKVRSTRPPRPAVLRHEAGVTSVELADGESGIAPGQACVLYSDDGNEARVFGGGFIERSERGAEAEAMLSRLAAQPAQVPAE